A genomic window from Streptomyces mirabilis includes:
- a CDS encoding DUF5703 family protein has protein sequence MPEYEFVDVYVPRGVSRKETTRLLTDHAEYGHWELDRLSLHPDGSRKVRLRRRIIRQVRATW, from the coding sequence ATGCCGGAATACGAATTTGTCGACGTGTACGTGCCGCGCGGGGTGTCCCGCAAGGAGACGACACGCCTGCTGACGGACCATGCGGAGTACGGACACTGGGAGTTGGACCGCCTCAGCCTGCACCCCGACGGCAGCCGCAAGGTGCGGCTGCGCCGGCGGATCATCCGCCAGGTGCGTGCCACGTGGTGA
- a CDS encoding chaplin, which produces MRQVTRKGLMTVAAATGVLAATGGYAHADSGASGVSSNSPGVLSGNTVQAPVHVPLNVCGNTVNVVGLLNPAMGNTCVNNGGGGSSAGGHGGGGSHAGGHATGSPGVGSGNHVQVPIDVPVNVCGNSVNVVGVGNPAMGNDCANGHGDHTHYPPGGGHPGHPGHPGHPGHPGHPGHPGHPGYPGQPGNPGHPGQPGHPGNPGHPGTPGHPGTPGTPPSSHPHHPGTQNVSQPQSAAGQLAHTGSDLPIGAVIPAGAGALLAGAVLYRRARSGA; this is translated from the coding sequence GTGGCGGCCGCGACCGGCGTACTCGCCGCGACCGGAGGCTACGCACACGCCGACTCGGGTGCGAGCGGCGTCAGTTCCAACTCGCCCGGCGTGCTGTCGGGCAACACGGTGCAGGCACCGGTGCACGTACCGCTCAACGTCTGCGGCAACACCGTGAACGTCGTCGGGTTGCTCAACCCGGCGATGGGCAACACGTGCGTCAACAACGGCGGCGGTGGGTCGTCCGCCGGGGGGCACGGGGGCGGCGGCTCCCACGCCGGTGGGCACGCGACGGGCTCGCCGGGCGTCGGCTCCGGCAACCACGTCCAGGTGCCGATCGACGTGCCGGTCAACGTCTGCGGCAACAGCGTGAACGTCGTCGGAGTCGGCAACCCGGCGATGGGCAACGACTGCGCGAACGGACACGGCGACCACACTCACTATCCGCCCGGCGGCGGTCACCCCGGTCACCCCGGTCACCCCGGTCACCCGGGACACCCCGGTCACCCGGGACACCCTGGTCACCCCGGTTACCCGGGACAGCCCGGGAACCCGGGGCACCCTGGGCAGCCCGGACACCCCGGCAACCCCGGACACCCGGGTACGCCCGGACACCCCGGAACCCCGGGCACGCCGCCCAGCTCGCACCCCCACCACCCGGGGACGCAGAACGTCTCCCAGCCGCAGAGCGCCGCGGGGCAGCTCGCCCACACCGGCAGTGACCTGCCGATCGGCGCGGTGATCCCGGCGGGCGCGGGCGCGCTGCTGGCGGGCGCCGTGCTCTACCGCCGGGCGCGCTCGGGCGCGTAG